One genomic region from Indicator indicator isolate 239-I01 chromosome 7, UM_Iind_1.1, whole genome shotgun sequence encodes:
- the LOC128968062 gene encoding D(1)-like dopamine receptor — protein MVNAATDGGPRALRAVTGCLLGALVLGTLVGNALVCLAVLRFRHLRAKVTNWFVLSLAVSDLCVALLVMPWKAVTEVAGGSWLFGSRFCDTWVAFDIMCSTASILHLCIISLDRYWAIASPFRYERRMTQRLACAMIATAWALSILISFVPVQLHWHKAKDRRDPGSWMPGTPHCDVSLNRTYAVTSSLISFYIPVAIMIITYTRIYRIAQAQIRRISTLERAGGQWPAPGKEPTPSLRNSLRKETKVLQTLSIIMGVFVCCWLPFFLLNCLLPFCQPELKTDHEGQSPCIGQTTFNIFVWFGWANSSVNPVIYAFNADFRRAFSNLLGCRHFCCATPRSTVERVNFSNELVSCHHDTTCQKEGAASSSVAPTAVTAWVQPIHHATNPQREHSSKEVPMEKTSVASQTQAAPGSSPKTHQMPAILQLYCEAELSLETVAPCTGLGCCEGPNHPVREG, from the coding sequence ATGGTGAACGCGGCGACGGACGGCGGTCCGCGGGCGCTGCGGGCCGTCACCGGGTGCCTGCTGGGCGCACTGGTACTGGGCACGTTGGTGGGCAATGCCCTGGTGTGCCTGGCCGTCCTGCGCTTCCGCCACCTGCGTGCCAAGGTAACCAACTGGTTCGTGCTGTCACTGGCCGTCTCGGACCTCTGCGTGGCGCTCCTGGTGATGCCCTGGAAGGCGGTCACTGAGGTGGCTGGAGGCTCCTGGCTTTTTGGCAGCCGCTTTTGTGACACCTGGGTGGCCTTCGACATCATGTGCTCCACTGCCTCCATTCTCCACCTCTGCATCATCAGCCTGGACAGGTACTGGGCCATCGCCAGCCCCTTTCGCTATGAGCGCAGGATGACACAGCGCCTCGCCTGTGCCATGATAGCCACAGCCTGGGCCCTCTCCATCCTCATCTCCTTTGTCCCAGTGCAGCTACACTGGCATAAAGCCAAGGACAGGAGAGATCCTGGTTCCTGGATGCCTGGCACACCCCACTGTGATGTCAGCCTGAACCGCACCTATGCTGTCACCTCCTCCCTGATCAGCTTCTACATCCCTGTGGCCATCATGATCATCACCTATACCAGGATCTACCGAATTGCTCAGGCCCAAATCCGCCGCATCTCCACCCTCGAGCGAGCAGGGGGGCAGTGGCCAGCTCCTGGCAAGGAGCCCACCCCCTCTTTGCGGAATTCCCTCCGCAAGGAGACCAAGGTGCTGCAGACCCTCTCCATCATAATGGGAGTCTTTgtttgctgctggttgcctttCTTCTTACTCAACTGTCTGCTGCCTTTCTGCCAGCCTGAGCTCAAGACAGACCATGAAGGACAGTCACCCTGCATTGGCCAAACCACATTCAACATCTTTGTGTGGTTTGGCTGGGCCAACTCCTCAGTGAATCCAGTGATCTATGCTTTCAACGCAGACTTCAGGCGTGCTTTCAGCAACCTCTTGGGCTGCCGGCActtctgctgtgccacaccCAGATCCACTGTAGAGAGGGTCAACTTCAGCAATGAGCTTGTTTCCTGTCACCATGACACCACCTGCCAGAAGGAAGGAGCTGCCTCATCATCAGTAGCccccactgctgtcactgcctggGTGCAGCCCATACATCATGCCACAAACCCTCAGAGAGAGCACAGCAGTAAGGAGGTACCTATGGAGAAGACATCTGTGGCTTCTCAGACACAGGCtgcccctggcagcagccccaaGACTCATCAGATGCCAGCTATTTTACAATTGTATTGTGAGGCAGAGCTATCCTTGGAAACTGTTGCCCCCTGTACAGGGCTTGGTTGTTGTGAGGGACCCAATCACCCTGTTCGAGAGGGATAA